Genomic segment of Populus nigra chromosome 14, ddPopNigr1.1, whole genome shotgun sequence:
AAAGCTCGAGATCAGTTAAGCTAGGAGATATTCCTCAAGAAAATGCTCCTAAAAGCTTCAATTTAGCATCCTCCTTGAATAGTAACCCAAATTCTGCTAGACTTTCGGTTGGTGTGAGAATAGCTCCTTCCCTGTATCAACCTTCGAGTGCTGCAGCAAGTGAATTTGTAACTGGAGCGGGGACAAGTTCTGGAATGCATCAAAATCCAAGTGTGGTTGGACAAGCTGAGAACACCCAGAGATATACCCGTTTGAGAAGATCTGCAAGTCGATTAGATTCTGCACCTGGCCATAACTCGTCTTTTTGGACCATAAGGAATCTTCGTGTGCAATCATCTGGTCAACAACCTGTGTTTGATCAATTCAATCACCTTCCAAGTTCAAACACAGCTGCAACAACGGGAATGGTTAATGTAGCTTCTCCAACGCAGCCTTTTATGGATACACCCAATCCTTCACAGCCCCTCCAACCTTTCCAGTTGAATGGGGTCGCGGAAAGAACCAGTGGGCCATCTACTCATGCTATGAATGGAGGAAATACCTTGCATCAGGATCGGAGCTTAAGGAATGATCCGAGGAATGGCATGTTCTTTTCTGAATTTCAAAGGACACATATGCTGAACATGCCAACAAACCTTCACTTTGCCAATGGGAGATATTTTCCAGGAAGTATGTCTCCCATTTCCCAACCACATATTCCTATTTGGTATGTCCAACGTAATATGGAAGAGCAGTATCATGGGAGAATGCCAAACCTTGTCAATCGCACTGAGCCTCAGGGGCAAGTTTGTTATCGTCCGTTTAATCTGGTTGCCTCTTCTGATACAATAGAGAGGGGATTACAAGAGGGAAGCGGCAATATAAGGCCTTCTCAGATGCCTCTTATACCAGGCTTGGAGATGAGGTCCGAGAGACAAACTGTTACTCGTGAAATGGCACGCCGGGCTTTGACTGCTGTTCAGAGGAGAAACAGACTAGCAACTGAGGTATTCTTAATAGATCATTTCCTTCTTAAACTTAACTACTTTTACCACAAATTAAAGGGTAGGCAAATCATCTCTGCCACCACTATTTACCATTTGTTTTAGCCTTACTgagaaatataaaacaagaagAGATTGGGTAAAACTTTCAGCTGCTGGTATTCATCCTGGCCCATATGAATTCTTGGTATATTCACCCCTTTATTTTATCAGTATGTAGTTATAACCTCCTGATTAATTCCATTCTCTATTAAAAGTGTGCTCAAATATGCATGTTTTTCTATATGAATCCTTGATGAAGAATCGAGGTGCTTCTGAGCATTGAAACTTTCGTGCAGTCCTGAcagtaatttttcaaattatatgtaCTTATATTATCAATTACGTCAGTTGGGATGGAAATGACTCGTGTCAGCAGTCTAGCTTGAGCATTGATGGCTTAAgggaattaaaacaaaatccatttATAATATTCCCTAATCTGTTATACAGGTTAGATTATCTACACCATAATAGAAAgcttgaaactcatttttttcttaaacaagtCAGCAACAATATTTGTTATTTCCTTATAACCTATATAAATGTAATTTTCTCCATCGGTTTTATTTCTTCATAAATCAATATTAGTCGATCATTATCTTAGTCAGATGCTCTTAAGTTCACTTGTTTTTGGCTTGACAGGTCCGCAATGCTCTGACGCTTGTGCGTAGGAGGGGTTCGTTACAGTTTGGGGTACGGATTCTAGCTGAACTTAATGCTGTATTTAGATCATATATATCACTTTGCTAAGCTGAATTCTTTACAgtaaattgaagttttgattCAAATGGAAAGAATAACTTTGTTCagcttatccttttctttttgactTGATGGAGAATCTGCTCATTATTTTGATCCATTGATGGTCTGTCAGAATGTGATGCTAATTGACC
This window contains:
- the LOC133672552 gene encoding probable E3 ubiquitin-protein ligase HIP1, giving the protein MAGQGSKSNAFPGKFYLGYGPNGINLLCNQNVDSDDSSSEETHSELNIAPSDNNSQLTNSNGPSATMVASPSVLPRNIDLNAAYEGSGMGDTQELGGGSDTNKNMLVSDSSNSNTIVISSGIAGYVLEENEGGQDSASAGRRLSCKRRAPEDASRQFSLGESSRSVKLGDIPQENAPKSFNLASSLNSNPNSARLSVGVRIAPSLYQPSSAAASEFVTGAGTSSGMHQNPSVVGQAENTQRYTRLRRSASRLDSAPGHNSSFWTIRNLRVQSSGQQPVFDQFNHLPSSNTAATTGMVNVASPTQPFMDTPNPSQPLQPFQLNGVAERTSGPSTHAMNGGNTLHQDRSLRNDPRNGMFFSEFQRTHMLNMPTNLHFANGRYFPGSMSPISQPHIPIWYVQRNMEEQYHGRMPNLVNRTEPQGQVCYRPFNLVASSDTIERGLQEGSGNIRPSQMPLIPGLEMRSERQTVTREMARRALTAVQRRNRLATEVRNALTLVRRRGSLQFGVRILAELNANVMLIDRSALFGDSDDEEADELEDMRLDVDNMSYEQLLALEEQMGNVSTGLSEDAIVATLKHWKYQAVVDVSDSEGEPCCICQEAYADEDDLGKLKCGHDFHFNCIKRWLVEKNSCPICKKAAVDV